In Limisalsivibrio acetivorans, one genomic interval encodes:
- the hflX gene encoding GTPase HflX has product MCELSLDIGRQLGVLLDRSGAVQFVIAGTSNEIVIPPLFRFRLIPGRLRGLRLIHTHTQGESLTQDDLTDLALLRLDSVSVLHYDERGIPQDMETAYILPPDADDMFGYFEEKDPYRQESDYKEFITALENEISSKTKALYRTKEKDTAILLGTYKSKRDADEYMAELKELAESAGMDVIDTFKQIRDKLHPKYVMGPGKLKDIVIRALQTGADYIVFDNPLSPAQSRAVSDYTELKSLDRTQLILDIFARRAATNEGKIRVELAQLKYILPRLATRDDSLSRLTGGIGGRGPGETKLEIDRRRINDRIAFLTKKLKKIEKNREVQRGRRNRSGLPVVSIIGYTNAGKSTLLNNLTSSEVYADNLMFATLDTSSKRIRFPEERDVIITDTVGFIRDLPENLQGAFKSTLEELHESDMLVHVVDISNPRFMNHIRSVEQILGELELSDMQTVLVLNKIDLLKDDEQAVLRGEEPSEPDDRADSRLEQLAAFRETYPDAVYISALNRKSFRELLEKIRYYLFREGKETDIPVESYYK; this is encoded by the coding sequence TTGTGCGAACTGTCCCTTGATATCGGGCGACAGCTCGGTGTGCTTCTGGACAGGAGCGGCGCGGTACAGTTTGTTATCGCCGGTACATCCAACGAGATCGTCATCCCCCCGCTCTTCCGTTTCCGCCTTATCCCGGGCAGGCTCAGGGGTCTCCGGCTTATCCACACACATACGCAGGGTGAGAGCCTTACTCAGGACGACCTTACCGACCTCGCTCTTCTCAGGCTCGATTCGGTGAGCGTTCTGCATTATGATGAGCGGGGTATCCCTCAGGATATGGAGACCGCCTACATCCTCCCCCCCGATGCGGATGATATGTTCGGCTACTTTGAAGAGAAGGACCCATACCGTCAGGAATCGGATTATAAAGAGTTTATAACCGCCCTTGAGAATGAGATCTCATCCAAGACAAAAGCACTTTACCGCACAAAAGAAAAGGACACGGCGATACTCCTTGGTACCTACAAGTCCAAGCGTGATGCCGATGAGTATATGGCTGAGCTAAAAGAGCTGGCGGAAAGCGCCGGTATGGACGTGATAGACACCTTCAAGCAGATACGTGACAAGTTACACCCTAAGTATGTCATGGGGCCCGGAAAGCTTAAGGATATCGTTATCAGAGCTCTACAGACCGGTGCAGACTACATTGTGTTCGACAATCCCCTTTCTCCGGCACAGTCCAGAGCTGTATCAGACTACACCGAGCTTAAGAGCCTGGATAGAACCCAGCTTATTCTGGATATATTTGCAAGGCGTGCCGCCACTAACGAGGGGAAGATCCGTGTGGAGCTTGCCCAGCTTAAATATATACTCCCCCGCCTTGCCACCAGAGATGATTCCCTCTCAAGGCTTACGGGTGGTATCGGTGGGCGAGGTCCCGGTGAAACAAAGCTTGAGATAGACCGCCGGCGAATTAACGACCGTATCGCATTCTTAACCAAGAAGCTCAAAAAGATAGAGAAAAACCGGGAGGTTCAACGTGGCAGAAGGAACCGGAGCGGTCTCCCCGTTGTCTCCATCATCGGATATACGAACGCAGGGAAATCAACCCTCCTGAACAACCTTACCAGCAGTGAGGTTTATGCTGATAACCTGATGTTCGCAACCCTCGATACCAGCTCCAAGAGGATCCGATTCCCCGAGGAGCGTGATGTTATCATCACCGATACGGTGGGTTTCATCAGAGACCTCCCCGAGAACCTGCAGGGTGCCTTTAAGTCCACCCTTGAGGAGCTCCATGAGAGCGACATGCTTGTCCATGTTGTTGATATATCGAATCCAAGATTCATGAACCATATACGCTCCGTTGAGCAGATTCTGGGTGAGCTTGAGCTGAGCGACATGCAGACCGTGCTCGTATTGAACAAGATCGACCTGCTTAAAGATGATGAACAGGCTGTTTTAAGGGGGGAAGAGCCCTCTGAGCCGGATGATAGAGCCGATTCAAGGCTGGAACAGCTCGCCGCATTCAGGGAAACCTATCCCGATGCTGTTTATATCTCGGCATTGAACAGGAAAAGCTTCCGAGAGCTTCTTGAGAAGATACGATACTACCTTTTCCGTGAGGGGAAGGAGACCGATATTCCCGTTGAGAGCTACTACAAATGA
- a CDS encoding PAS domain S-box protein gives MKGTSESGDHFSPEHIKELSELRASLEECQNRLEEELSRCAHMEFSMESHSQYLTKIIDAVPNIVFVKDWEGRYVVVNRAFSEFFCVRAEDAAGLADKDLIGDSSFVASCRENEQLVQRKGSEVIVEEEPVYNCRQELRWLRTVRRPLVVAEGEDPHILCVSIDITELKEVRENLAGEHSMLMSISENSPVGIVTIDEELRVNFSNKTAEKLLGSAGLKGVNITDSFSGRYQEGKCVPLVKGECPLCGVLRTGKPLKGEIFCTRNGDINYLRLNAAVLEGSSGIRIVCAFEDITEVIKMEERILESEARFRSLFENSPDGMVLHDTKNIICANRKAAELLGFERAEELSGLDVYQFIPEKDRDFSREIFVNALTSQKRGELFERHVVRKDGKVIAIETVNMPFIRENGKPGVHTVFRDISERKKRRDEILRLSRVVEQSPVSVVITDAEGNIEYVNPAFTELSGYTSEEALGENARILKSGKHPDDYYRDLWETIRGGNVWKGEMCNKSKNGDFFWELVSISPVQDEEGGLLYYVAVKENITEKKEQEERIQYLALHDSLTGLPNRTLMQDRLEGALARAERFNDTVALLYMDLDGFKQVNDSFGHKAGDLVLQEAANRINHCIRKMDTACRMGGDEFVVILQDTVDRGSVEMVAKRLLEKLSEPYDVYIDKCTLGVSIGVSIYPEHGSDPESLLKKADAAMYKVKNGGKNAYTFY, from the coding sequence ATGAAAGGAACATCTGAAAGCGGTGACCATTTTTCGCCGGAACATATCAAAGAACTCAGTGAGCTTCGAGCCTCCCTTGAAGAATGTCAAAACCGTCTTGAGGAGGAGTTGAGCCGCTGTGCCCACATGGAATTCTCTATGGAGTCCCACTCCCAGTATCTTACAAAGATCATAGATGCAGTTCCCAATATTGTTTTTGTAAAGGACTGGGAAGGTCGTTATGTTGTTGTTAACAGAGCTTTCTCCGAGTTCTTCTGCGTGCGTGCCGAGGATGCAGCCGGGCTTGCAGATAAGGATCTGATAGGTGATTCCTCCTTCGTCGCTTCTTGCAGAGAGAATGAGCAGTTGGTTCAGCGCAAGGGGAGTGAGGTTATCGTTGAGGAGGAGCCGGTATATAACTGCAGGCAAGAGCTTCGATGGCTCCGTACGGTAAGAAGACCCCTGGTTGTTGCAGAGGGGGAGGACCCCCATATACTCTGTGTAAGTATCGATATTACGGAGCTCAAGGAGGTTCGGGAGAATCTTGCCGGCGAGCACTCCATGCTTATGAGTATATCAGAGAACAGTCCTGTGGGGATTGTGACTATTGATGAAGAGCTTCGGGTGAATTTCAGCAATAAAACTGCAGAAAAGCTCCTCGGAAGCGCCGGCCTGAAAGGGGTTAATATTACCGATTCCTTTTCCGGGAGGTACCAGGAGGGGAAGTGTGTCCCCCTGGTAAAAGGAGAATGCCCCCTTTGCGGTGTACTCCGAACGGGTAAGCCACTTAAGGGTGAGATCTTCTGCACAAGAAACGGAGATATAAACTACCTTCGCCTTAATGCGGCTGTCTTAGAGGGGAGCTCCGGCATAAGAATAGTCTGCGCCTTTGAGGATATTACCGAAGTGATAAAGATGGAGGAACGCATCCTCGAAAGCGAGGCACGTTTCAGGAGCTTGTTTGAGAACTCACCCGATGGAATGGTTCTGCACGATACAAAAAATATCATTTGTGCAAACAGAAAGGCCGCCGAGCTTCTTGGTTTTGAAAGAGCGGAGGAGTTGAGTGGGCTGGATGTTTATCAGTTTATACCCGAGAAAGACAGGGATTTTTCAAGGGAAATCTTCGTAAATGCGCTGACCAGTCAGAAGAGGGGTGAGCTTTTTGAGCGTCACGTTGTTCGAAAGGATGGAAAGGTAATCGCAATTGAGACTGTAAACATGCCTTTTATAAGGGAGAACGGCAAGCCGGGGGTGCATACCGTTTTTCGTGATATATCGGAAAGGAAGAAGCGCAGGGATGAGATCCTCCGGCTTTCCAGGGTTGTGGAGCAGAGCCCCGTTTCCGTTGTTATAACCGATGCTGAGGGGAATATTGAGTATGTAAACCCAGCCTTCACGGAGCTCTCAGGGTATACCAGCGAAGAGGCGCTGGGGGAGAATGCGAGAATCCTGAAATCGGGTAAGCATCCCGATGATTATTACCGTGATTTATGGGAAACCATAAGGGGGGGGAATGTCTGGAAGGGTGAGATGTGCAACAAGTCCAAGAATGGGGATTTCTTCTGGGAGCTCGTCTCCATATCACCCGTTCAGGATGAAGAGGGTGGGCTCCTGTATTATGTAGCTGTAAAAGAGAACATTACCGAGAAGAAGGAGCAGGAGGAGCGTATACAGTATCTAGCCCTCCACGACAGCCTCACAGGCCTGCCTAATAGAACCCTGATGCAGGACAGGCTCGAAGGGGCCCTTGCAAGGGCTGAGCGCTTCAACGATACTGTGGCACTCCTTTATATGGATCTTGACGGTTTTAAACAGGTTAATGACAGTTTCGGCCACAAAGCCGGTGATTTGGTTCTGCAGGAGGCGGCCAACAGGATTAACCACTGCATACGCAAGATGGATACAGCCTGTCGCATGGGGGGTGATGAGTTCGTTGTTATCCTGCAGGATACTGTGGACAGAGGTTCGGTGGAGATGGTTGCGAAGCGTCTTCTGGAAAAGCTCTCAGAACCCTATGATGTTTATATCGACAAATGCACCCTTGGGGTCAGTATTGGTGTGTCTATTTATCCCGAACACGGCTCGGACCCAGAATCACTGCTGAAAAAGGCGGATGCCGCCATGTACAAGGTGAAAAACGGCGGCAAGAACGCCTATACCTTCTATTAA
- a CDS encoding rhodanese-like domain-containing protein → MRMKLFGIIICTITLLTASFSFAETPKEAWMKIVKEAKAEVNSISAKELMTWIQESRDFRLVDVREKYEVSAAKIEASNFVNIPRGLLDPLAAKKGVLDVDETIVIYCKAGARGALAGHMLKRIGYKNVYNLEGGINEWIRAGNPVTNGLGTFKAVPYKLTGCAE, encoded by the coding sequence ATGCGCATGAAACTATTCGGAATTATTATCTGTACTATCACCTTGCTGACTGCATCCTTTTCCTTTGCCGAAACACCCAAAGAGGCGTGGATGAAGATTGTGAAGGAAGCGAAGGCAGAGGTAAACAGCATCTCAGCCAAAGAGCTTATGACATGGATTCAAGAAAGCCGTGATTTCCGCCTTGTGGACGTGAGGGAGAAGTACGAGGTCTCTGCGGCAAAGATCGAAGCTTCCAACTTTGTAAACATCCCCAGGGGCCTGCTGGATCCCCTCGCCGCAAAAAAGGGAGTGCTCGATGTTGATGAAACCATCGTGATCTACTGCAAGGCTGGTGCAAGGGGTGCACTTGCGGGGCATATGCTCAAGCGAATCGGCTATAAGAACGTTTACAACCTTGAGGGCGGGATAAACGAATGGATCAGAGCAGGAAACCCTGTGACCAACGGACTTGGAACCTTCAAAGCTGTGCCCTATAAACTCACAGGATGTGCCGAATAA
- a CDS encoding IS30 family transposase: MKNYTHLTREQRYQIYVLRKTGHSQTDIADLLKVHKSTISRELRRNTGGRGYRPKQAHRKAIERRMDKVPRRIAQTEWYFVERLLLEDWSPEQVSNWLNQNYGINVSHERIYQHILEDKSHGGTLYTHLRCRRKRRKRYGVYERRGEIHGKLSIEQRPSIVEEKARFGDWEVDTVIGKGNKQAIVSLIERKSYLTLIRKVERKTAVLVTKAVIEMLKPISHLVHTITSDNGKEFAGHAEISEILGAEFYFAHPYASWERGINENTNGLIRQYVPKSRMLESVDDIEIQNIMQKLNNRPRKATGYKTPNQILFSIDPVALAS, translated from the coding sequence ACCGGACATTCTCAGACGGACATAGCTGATTTGCTTAAAGTACATAAATCTACCATCAGCCGAGAGTTACGCAGAAACACAGGAGGTCGTGGTTATCGCCCAAAGCAAGCTCATCGCAAAGCTATTGAACGAAGAATGGACAAGGTCCCAAGACGGATTGCACAAACTGAATGGTATTTTGTTGAACGTCTTCTGCTTGAAGACTGGAGCCCTGAGCAGGTGAGCAATTGGCTAAATCAAAATTATGGAATAAACGTAAGTCATGAGCGTATCTACCAGCACATTCTTGAAGATAAAAGTCATGGTGGAACACTTTATACTCACCTGCGTTGCCGAAGAAAACGCAGGAAGCGATATGGTGTTTATGAACGCAGAGGAGAGATACATGGCAAGTTAAGCATTGAGCAGCGTCCAAGTATTGTAGAAGAGAAAGCGAGATTCGGAGACTGGGAAGTGGATACAGTTATAGGAAAAGGGAACAAGCAGGCGATTGTTTCTCTTATTGAGCGGAAGTCTTATCTGACACTTATACGCAAGGTAGAAAGAAAGACTGCTGTACTGGTGACAAAAGCGGTTATAGAAATGTTGAAACCGATATCACACCTAGTCCATACAATCACTTCCGATAACGGGAAAGAGTTTGCAGGACATGCCGAAATATCTGAGATACTAGGGGCTGAATTCTACTTTGCTCATCCATATGCTTCGTGGGAACGCGGAATAAACGAAAATACAAACGGACTCATTAGGCAGTATGTACCAAAGAGTAGGATGCTTGAAAGTGTTGATGATATAGAGATTCAGAATATTATGCAGAAACTAAACAACAGACCAAGAAAAGCAACTGGATATAAAACTCCTAACCAGATACTATTCTCTATAGACCCCGTTGCACTTGCTAGTTGA
- a CDS encoding MarR family winged helix-turn-helix transcriptional regulator, which yields MSMNRKESELLEKMFAISQYIFTLNNLLQESGKTVGALSKSGKKIWGLLHILHVNGMLTVPQVARKRAVSRQFIQRLANDLEEEGLVEFIDNPGHKRSKLMRMTPAGLKKYQEILAEIEKTFGELAMQFNLEDADTALNVLEEMSRAIAGHLETSK from the coding sequence ATGAGCATGAACAGAAAGGAGAGCGAACTTCTTGAGAAGATGTTTGCCATAAGCCAGTATATATTCACACTGAACAACCTTCTCCAGGAATCGGGAAAAACAGTGGGCGCACTAAGCAAATCGGGCAAAAAGATATGGGGGCTTCTGCATATCCTTCATGTTAACGGGATGCTTACGGTTCCTCAGGTTGCGAGGAAGAGGGCCGTATCCAGACAGTTTATCCAGCGGCTTGCAAACGATCTCGAAGAGGAAGGGCTTGTGGAGTTCATAGACAACCCCGGCCATAAACGCTCGAAGCTTATGCGCATGACACCCGCAGGGCTAAAAAAATATCAGGAGATTCTGGCGGAGATCGAAAAGACCTTCGGTGAGCTTGCCATGCAGTTCAACCTGGAGGATGCAGACACCGCATTAAACGTTCTTGAAGAGATGAGCAGGGCAATAGCCGGTCACCTTGAGACATCAAAGTAG
- a CDS encoding methyl-accepting chemotaxis protein yields the protein MSLKIKIFIVMLVIFLASSIILISQSYFGTKSIADSMLLERQQNISGDIANYVDSWAELKMHAIDSISNIIEKNAQPGIPRTERLRQAMKVVEVSSKFDLVYVGVEQTGEFIPSSPINLPDGYDPRQRPWYTGVKGQKKVSATKPYASAEDGRLIISFMKPFYLEGNFEGVVASDISLDSVVQNVLSRKIGETGFAFITNKEGTILIHPDEGMVLEKGIADINEQLTGLAGTNETEEIDINGKRSLVSNSSIPIIGWQVWTVVPKKEVYGAVSAMSYKQITTGVIILIIAVVVILFFTRTLLRPIDRLLASLMDIAEGEADLTQRLDENRSDELGSIAKYFNMFISRIQEIIHTVADLSNAMADSSSELSNSVTNISGGLSQQSGDTNELAAAVEEMNQTIQQIAENASNTAEQANNTLGSAEQSQEAVMGTVEKVNEIAQFIRESARVIESVGESSGKIGEIVDVINDIADQTNLLALNAAIEAARAGEAGRGFAVVADEVRKLAERTQTATQEISQMISELQSSSQKAVSKVEGGVKHSEEGTEQANRAGESIVQIIENTNITTDMVTQIATAAEEQSATTNEISSTVERIRHIAETNDTELREISSASGHVSEYAAKLREEVQMFKIK from the coding sequence ATGTCTTTGAAGATTAAGATTTTTATAGTGATGCTGGTTATTTTTCTTGCCAGCTCAATAATCCTGATATCCCAGTCCTATTTCGGAACAAAGAGCATAGCGGATTCCATGCTTCTGGAGAGACAGCAGAACATATCCGGGGATATCGCCAACTACGTGGACAGCTGGGCGGAACTTAAGATGCACGCCATCGACAGCATATCCAACATAATCGAAAAAAACGCTCAACCCGGCATCCCCCGTACGGAAAGGCTTAGACAGGCTATGAAGGTTGTTGAGGTCTCCAGTAAGTTCGACCTTGTTTATGTGGGTGTTGAGCAGACCGGTGAGTTCATCCCCTCATCTCCGATAAACCTTCCCGACGGATATGACCCGAGACAGAGGCCATGGTACACAGGCGTTAAGGGTCAGAAAAAGGTCTCCGCAACAAAGCCCTACGCCAGTGCAGAGGATGGCCGGCTCATTATCTCATTCATGAAACCCTTCTATCTTGAGGGGAACTTTGAGGGCGTTGTAGCTTCGGATATAAGCCTCGATTCCGTTGTGCAAAACGTTCTCTCCCGCAAGATAGGAGAAACGGGCTTCGCATTCATAACCAATAAAGAGGGAACAATCCTCATACACCCCGACGAAGGGATGGTTCTTGAGAAGGGGATTGCGGATATCAACGAACAGCTGACCGGACTAGCTGGAACAAATGAGACCGAAGAGATTGATATAAACGGTAAACGGTCCCTCGTCTCCAACTCTTCCATACCTATAATAGGGTGGCAGGTCTGGACAGTGGTTCCGAAGAAAGAAGTTTACGGCGCTGTAAGTGCCATGTCCTACAAACAGATAACCACCGGCGTCATCATACTCATAATAGCCGTTGTTGTTATACTCTTCTTCACAAGAACGCTTCTGAGACCGATAGACAGGCTTCTGGCAAGCCTTATGGACATCGCAGAGGGTGAGGCGGATCTTACCCAGAGGCTCGATGAAAACAGAAGTGACGAGCTGGGCTCCATAGCGAAATACTTCAACATGTTCATATCCAGAATTCAGGAGATTATTCATACCGTTGCGGATCTCTCCAACGCCATGGCGGACTCCAGTTCCGAGCTGAGCAACTCGGTAACAAACATTTCAGGCGGCCTCAGCCAGCAATCCGGTGATACAAACGAACTGGCCGCCGCTGTGGAGGAGATGAACCAGACGATACAGCAGATCGCAGAGAATGCATCTAATACGGCGGAACAGGCCAACAACACCCTTGGCAGTGCGGAACAAAGCCAGGAGGCAGTTATGGGCACTGTGGAGAAGGTGAACGAGATAGCCCAGTTTATCAGGGAGTCTGCGAGGGTTATCGAATCCGTGGGTGAATCCTCCGGAAAGATTGGCGAGATTGTGGACGTTATCAACGATATAGCCGACCAGACAAACCTCCTAGCCCTTAACGCCGCCATCGAAGCCGCAAGGGCAGGCGAGGCCGGCAGGGGATTCGCAGTGGTTGCCGATGAGGTTCGAAAGCTTGCAGAAAGAACCCAGACCGCAACTCAGGAGATTTCCCAGATGATAAGCGAGCTCCAATCCAGCTCCCAAAAGGCTGTAAGCAAGGTTGAGGGGGGCGTTAAGCACTCCGAGGAAGGCACAGAGCAGGCTAATCGTGCTGGTGAGTCCATCGTTCAGATCATTGAAAACACGAACATAACCACGGACATGGTCACCCAGATCGCAACGGCAGCCGAGGAGCAGTCCGCAACGACAAACGAAATATCAAGCACTGTTGAGCGTATACGCCACATTGCAGAAACCAACGACACCGAACTGAGGGAGATAAGCTCCGCTTCCGGACATGTTAGCGAATACGCCGCAAAGCTTCGTGAAGAGGTGCAGATGTTCAAGATCAAATAA
- a CDS encoding methyl-accepting chemotaxis protein — MFFSLRLKIGLALVVGVLISVIAVSAVSIYNIKNQTEEQVEAFSEKLLQDRKVELKGLMEMAYSSIASVYENADVDDEEAKEKAADILRQLAYEGDNYVFATNFNGLMISHRISPQLEGKSLWDAKTPSGEYFIRGMIQEAKSGSGFYEYTWENPETKKDGQKLSYVIGLDKWEWMIGTGFFIDDIKDEVAKIEERASRDLRALVIKILIFAIVILGLVLVFTAVFTKLIVKNLTTTADVLKNISEGEGDLTVRLEAKSRDEVGLVAQNFNAFLEKLRELVDSVKENAMSVASGSTQLASSSEQISVTFHDQSSQVSSVAAATEELTSSSSEVMQSLSEGMAQSREAVEKTGKGQESLNRAIGEIDGIREKVEKLNSTIGNLSKSSEDIGSIVNVINDIADQTNLLALNAAIEAARAGEAGRGFAVVADEVRKLAERTQTATSEISGIISSLVSETKAANSDMEAAQSQVQSGVDVINETGTVFGEVVDTMQSVERVNGIISNAVEEQTTTIVSINDNTQAISSGLEESSVAMQEITHTIADLQKQSDELSNLVARFKT; from the coding sequence ATGTTTTTTTCTTTGAGGCTAAAGATAGGTCTCGCACTGGTAGTGGGGGTATTGATCTCTGTGATCGCTGTTTCTGCGGTATCTATATACAACATTAAAAACCAGACAGAAGAACAGGTAGAGGCCTTCAGCGAAAAACTTCTACAGGACAGAAAGGTTGAACTTAAAGGCCTTATGGAGATGGCATATTCATCCATTGCTTCTGTTTACGAGAATGCAGATGTAGATGATGAAGAGGCGAAGGAGAAAGCAGCAGATATCCTTAGACAACTTGCCTATGAGGGGGATAACTATGTTTTCGCCACAAACTTCAACGGACTCATGATCTCGCACCGAATCAGCCCCCAGCTTGAAGGGAAAAGCCTTTGGGATGCTAAGACCCCTTCAGGTGAATACTTTATAAGGGGTATGATTCAGGAGGCGAAAAGCGGTTCCGGCTTCTATGAGTATACATGGGAAAATCCCGAAACAAAGAAAGACGGCCAGAAGCTGAGTTACGTAATCGGTCTTGATAAATGGGAATGGATGATAGGGACAGGCTTTTTCATCGATGACATTAAGGATGAGGTAGCAAAAATCGAGGAGAGGGCATCCAGAGACCTGCGTGCTCTTGTCATTAAAATCCTTATTTTTGCCATTGTTATCCTTGGGCTTGTCCTTGTTTTCACAGCTGTTTTCACCAAGCTTATAGTGAAAAACCTCACAACCACAGCGGATGTTCTCAAGAACATCTCCGAAGGTGAGGGCGATCTCACAGTGCGTCTTGAGGCAAAGAGCCGAGATGAGGTAGGTCTTGTGGCACAGAACTTCAACGCCTTCCTCGAAAAGCTCCGTGAGCTTGTTGATTCGGTAAAGGAGAATGCGATGAGCGTAGCCTCCGGTTCCACTCAGCTTGCCAGCTCTTCGGAGCAGATCTCTGTTACGTTCCATGACCAGTCCTCGCAGGTATCGAGTGTTGCTGCCGCCACAGAGGAGCTTACCTCTTCATCCAGCGAGGTTATGCAGTCCCTCAGCGAAGGTATGGCTCAGAGCCGTGAGGCTGTAGAGAAGACGGGCAAGGGTCAGGAGAGCCTTAACCGTGCCATCGGCGAGATAGACGGTATCCGTGAGAAGGTTGAGAAGCTTAACAGCACAATTGGCAACCTTTCAAAGTCCTCCGAGGATATCGGAAGCATAGTTAACGTTATTAACGATATAGCAGACCAGACCAACCTCCTTGCGCTAAACGCCGCAATCGAGGCTGCCAGAGCCGGCGAGGCAGGCAGGGGCTTTGCCGTAGTGGCCGATGAGGTTCGAAAACTTGCCGAAAGGACACAGACAGCTACAAGCGAGATAAGCGGTATTATCAGCAGTCTGGTGAGCGAGACTAAGGCGGCTAATTCGGATATGGAGGCTGCACAGTCTCAGGTTCAGAGCGGAGTGGATGTTATCAATGAAACCGGAACAGTATTCGGCGAGGTTGTGGATACGATGCAGAGCGTTGAGCGTGTGAACGGCATTATCAGCAACGCTGTGGAAGAGCAGACCACGACCATAGTGAGCATAAACGACAACACCCAGGCGATAAGCTCCGGTCTAGAGGAAAGCTCTGTGGCGATGCAGGAGATAACCCATACCATTGCCGACTTGCAGAAGCAGTCCGATGAGTTGAGTAACCTGGTTGCAAGATTCAAAACCTGA
- a CDS encoding methyl-accepting chemotaxis protein yields MSLKVKFSLLFFISVLLASAVIGVISIYQLKQLGNADIEQSRVQMMQAKRTELKNYIDVAMSSVADIYKDASPDDEAAKEQVKDILRDLRFGTDGYYFVYDFDGNCEVLGPKPELEGQSLWDLKDANGDYLVRNLVKAARSGDGYLRYPWDKPSENTIADKLGYVETLDKWEWIVGTGFYIDDIDKQVALMEKETGNRISRLMVFIFIAVVIVAVSVVILSFVFTKILMKNLVVTASVLNDIAEGEGDLTVTLDDSQKDEVGDVARNFNRFLDKLKELIVAVKDSAGSVASGSTQLASTTEEISSTFHGQASQVSSVAAATEELSSSSTEVMNSLNEGMDRSKDAVNYTNEGQKTLDRAVEEVNGIKDKVEKLNSTISSLSKSSEEIGSIVSVIDDIADQTNLLALNAAIEAARAGEAGRGFAVVADEVRKLAERTQHATSEIGGIISGLVSETNAATKDMNEARDQVETGVEVMGETGVVFGHIVESMESVDQVNSIISNAVQEQTTTIVSINDNTQAISSGLEQSSVAMQEITHTISDLQQQAEELSQLVSKFKTS; encoded by the coding sequence ATGTCACTCAAAGTTAAGTTTAGTTTATTATTTTTCATTTCAGTCCTGCTAGCGTCTGCAGTTATAGGTGTTATATCCATTTATCAGCTTAAACAGCTCGGCAACGCAGATATCGAACAGTCTCGGGTACAGATGATGCAGGCAAAAAGAACCGAGCTGAAAAACTATATCGACGTGGCAATGAGCTCCGTTGCGGATATTTATAAGGATGCCTCCCCTGATGATGAAGCCGCTAAGGAGCAGGTTAAGGATATCCTTCGTGATCTTCGTTTCGGAACGGATGGATACTATTTTGTATATGACTTTGACGGCAACTGTGAAGTGCTCGGTCCGAAGCCTGAGCTCGAAGGGCAGAGCCTTTGGGATCTAAAGGATGCAAACGGGGATTATCTGGTGCGAAACCTCGTTAAGGCTGCCAGAAGCGGTGACGGGTACCTTCGTTACCCCTGGGACAAGCCCTCTGAGAACACGATAGCGGATAAGCTGGGTTATGTTGAAACACTCGATAAATGGGAGTGGATCGTTGGAACCGGGTTTTATATAGATGATATTGATAAGCAGGTTGCCTTAATGGAGAAGGAAACAGGCAACAGAATATCCCGGCTCATGGTTTTTATCTTTATTGCGGTTGTGATTGTTGCTGTATCCGTAGTTATTCTTAGCTTTGTATTCACAAAGATTCTAATGAAAAACCTTGTTGTAACCGCCTCTGTTCTAAATGACATAGCCGAGGGGGAGGGCGATCTTACCGTAACCCTCGACGACAGCCAGAAGGATGAGGTGGGTGATGTTGCAAGGAACTTCAACCGTTTCCTTGATAAACTGAAAGAGCTTATCGTTGCCGTTAAGGACAGTGCAGGCAGTGTTGCCTCCGGCTCCACCCAGCTTGCCAGCACCACCGAGGAGATATCCTCCACCTTCCATGGTCAGGCTTCCCAGGTATCAAGCGTTGCCGCCGCCACAGAGGAACTTTCCTCCTCCTCCACAGAGGTTATGAACTCCCTGAACGAAGGTATGGACCGGAGTAAGGATGCTGTAAACTATACTAACGAAGGGCAGAAAACTCTCGACAGGGCTGTGGAAGAGGTTAACGGCATAAAGGATAAGGTTGAGAAACTTAATTCGACCATCAGCAGTCTGTCTAAATCCTCCGAAGAGATCGGAAGCATCGTAAGCGTTATCGATGATATCGCCGACCAAACCAACCTCCTTGCTCTGAACGCCGCCATTGAGGCCGCAAGAGCGGGAGAAGCGGGAAGAGGCTTCGCCGTTGTTGCCGATGAGGTGCGTAAGCTTGCTGAGAGAACACAGCACGCCACAAGCGAGATCGGCGGGATTATCAGTGGTCTTGTGAGCGAGACAAACGCCGCCACAAAGGATATGAACGAGGCCAGGGATCAGGTGGAGACCGGTGTTGAGGTTATGGGCGAAACGGGCGTTGTCTTTGGCCATATAGTTGAATCGATGGAGAGCGTTGACCAGGTGAACAGTATAATCAGCAATGCCGTTCAGGAGCAGACAACCACTATCGTAAGCATAAACGACAACACCCAGGCTATCAGTTCCGGTCTGGAGCAAAGCTCTGTGGCGATGCAGGAGATAACCCATACAATATCCGACCTTCAGCAGCAGGCTGAGGAGCTTTCCCAGCTTGTTTCCAAATTCAAGACAAGCTGA